A DNA window from Vigna angularis cultivar LongXiaoDou No.4 chromosome 1, ASM1680809v1, whole genome shotgun sequence contains the following coding sequences:
- the LOC108333373 gene encoding transcription initiation factor TFIID subunit 9 has translation MGDKDEESGMPRDAKIVKSLLKSMGVEEYEPRVIHKFLELWYRYVVDVLTDAQVYSEHAGKSSIDCDDVKLAIQSKINFSFSQPPPREVLLELAQNRNKIPLPKTIAGPGIPLPPDQDTLISPNYQFGIRNKRPAEPLEETEDEETTIPNPTQEDKVELQQNPHQRVSFPLPKRQKD, from the exons ATGGGTGACAAAGACGAAGAGTCGGGAATGCCAAGGGATGCAAAGATTGTGAAGTCTTTGTTGAAGTCAATGGGCGTGGAGGAGTACGAGCCTCGCGTCATTCACAAGTTCCTTGAACTGTGGTATCGATACGTCGTCGATGTATTAACCGATGCACAAGTCTATTCAGAGCACGCCGGAAAATCCTCAATCGATTGTGACGATGTCAAGCTTGCGATTCAATCCAAGATTAACTTCAGTTTCTCGCAACCACCACCTCGTGAG GTGCTGCTGGAGTTGGCTCAGAACCGCAACAAGATACCATTGCCAAAGACTATAGCAGGACCCGGTATCCCACTTCCGCCTGACCAGGACACATTAATCAGTCCAAACTACCAGTTTGGAATTCGAAACAAAAGGCCTGCCGAACCTCTAGAAGAAACAGAGGATGAAGAAACTACCATTCCCAATCCCACTCAGGAAGACAAGGTAGAGCTGCAGCAGAATCCCCATCAGAGAGTTTCATTTCCCCTGCCCAAACGCCAAAAGGATTAA